One stretch of Streptomyces sp. NBC_00443 DNA includes these proteins:
- a CDS encoding sensor histidine kinase, with protein MTERRPISTALRPTARRTVAVDASLSALTAVLGLLPLLLVHAQHPVLAVLEALWAALLVAVRRGRPVAAVLGAAPLVMGGNVWTLPVIALIVLSATRRIAPSRRAWRAVGAACAVLGVLTVAVGLFRWEHLPTALADNAISAALLLLLPALSGTLLGRRRPLTGLLRERNAYLEQTRTLTAEAARLAERTRIAGEMHDLLGHRLSLISVHAGALELAAARQAPPLVGQVELLRTTAGTAMEELREILGVLRRAELADAMDPPDGSAKGGTGERGTREDITALVTQSRQAGGGPVELDWSVPGTAEVGARARQAIHRVVREGLTNVLKHASGAPTQVAVRGTDAGIDVDVTNGPPGEAVRSQGGTHSGLAGLHERISLLGGTFEAGPLPDGGFRVAARLPAEAIRSVSGPLPETSAGPLPPPRGAHAPLSTEVLTWPRVLGASCASVLVVLPTAGFLVVVLLAALR; from the coding sequence GTGACAGAACGCCGCCCCATCAGTACGGCCCTGCGCCCCACCGCACGCCGTACGGTCGCCGTCGACGCGTCGCTGTCCGCGCTGACGGCGGTCCTCGGGCTGCTGCCGCTGCTGCTGGTGCACGCGCAGCACCCGGTCCTGGCGGTCCTGGAAGCACTGTGGGCAGCGCTGCTCGTCGCCGTACGGCGTGGCCGTCCCGTCGCCGCGGTGCTGGGTGCCGCGCCGCTGGTCATGGGCGGCAACGTGTGGACGCTGCCGGTGATCGCGCTGATCGTGCTGTCCGCCACGCGCCGTATCGCACCGTCCCGGCGTGCTTGGCGGGCCGTGGGCGCGGCCTGTGCCGTCCTCGGTGTCCTGACCGTCGCCGTCGGCCTGTTCCGGTGGGAACACCTGCCGACGGCCCTGGCCGACAACGCGATCTCCGCGGCGCTCCTCCTGCTGCTCCCCGCCCTGTCGGGGACCCTGCTGGGCCGCCGCCGGCCCTTGACCGGCCTGCTGCGGGAGCGCAACGCCTATCTGGAGCAGACCCGTACGCTCACCGCGGAGGCGGCCCGGCTGGCGGAGCGGACCCGGATCGCGGGCGAGATGCACGATCTCCTGGGCCACCGGCTGAGCCTGATCTCGGTGCACGCGGGAGCGCTGGAACTCGCCGCCGCCCGGCAGGCGCCGCCCCTGGTGGGGCAGGTCGAACTGCTGCGCACGACCGCCGGCACGGCCATGGAGGAGCTGCGCGAGATCCTCGGCGTCCTGCGGCGAGCGGAGCTTGCGGATGCGATGGATCCGCCGGACGGGAGCGCGAAGGGGGGCACGGGCGAGCGCGGGACGCGCGAGGACATCACCGCCCTGGTGACACAGTCCCGGCAGGCAGGCGGCGGCCCGGTCGAGCTGGACTGGTCGGTTCCCGGTACGGCCGAGGTGGGCGCCCGTGCCCGGCAGGCGATCCACCGGGTGGTCCGCGAGGGGCTGACGAACGTGCTGAAACACGCGTCCGGCGCGCCCACCCAGGTGGCGGTCAGGGGCACGGACGCAGGCATCGACGTCGACGTCACGAACGGGCCGCCGGGCGAGGCCGTCCGTTCACAGGGCGGAACTCACAGTGGCCTGGCCGGACTTCACGAGCGCATCTCGTTGCTCGGCGGCACATTCGAGGCCGGGCCCCTGCCGGACGGCGGCTTCCGCGTGGCGGCACGGCTGCCGGCCGAGGCGATCAGGTCCGTGTCCGGGCCGCTCCCGGAGACCTCCGCCGGGCCACTCCCACCCCCGAGAGGAGCCCACGCCCCGCTGTCGACCGAGGTCCTGACCTGGCCGCGCGTCCTCGGAGCCAGCTGCGCGTCCGTCCTCGTGGTCCTGCCGACGGCGGGCTTCCTCGTCGTCGTGCTGCTGGCGGCGCTCAGGTGA
- a CDS encoding response regulator transcription factor — protein sequence MIRVLIADDEALMRTGIRLILENADDIEVVAEAGDGREAAAACRAQDVDVALLDIQMPVRDGITAAEDITRLSPRTSVVMLTAFGEEASVTRALRAGANGYLLKDTGPTELIRAVQLAAKGEPVLAPRVTRQLLERHVQSGRGTEAALHRIAELTPAERDVLRLLGTGLSNSEIAGRLYLSAGTVKAHISRILTRTGCANRVQAAVLAHDAGLLDGR from the coding sequence ATGATCCGGGTCCTGATCGCCGACGACGAGGCGCTGATGCGCACCGGTATCCGGCTGATCCTGGAGAACGCCGACGACATCGAGGTCGTGGCCGAAGCCGGGGACGGCAGGGAGGCCGCCGCGGCCTGTCGCGCCCAGGACGTCGACGTCGCCCTGCTGGACATCCAGATGCCGGTCAGGGACGGCATCACGGCCGCCGAGGACATCACCCGCCTGTCGCCCCGTACGAGTGTCGTGATGCTGACGGCCTTCGGTGAGGAGGCGAGCGTCACGCGCGCCCTGCGGGCCGGCGCCAACGGTTACCTCCTCAAGGACACGGGCCCCACCGAACTGATCCGCGCCGTGCAGCTCGCCGCGAAGGGCGAACCGGTCCTGGCACCCCGCGTCACCCGCCAACTGCTGGAACGCCATGTGCAGTCCGGCCGCGGCACCGAGGCCGCCCTGCACAGGATCGCGGAACTGACCCCCGCCGAGCGTGATGTCCTGCGCCTGCTCGGTACGGGACTGTCGAACTCGGAGATCGCCGGCCGGCTGTACCTCAGCGCCGGCACCGTCAAGGCGCACATCAGCCGCATCCTGACCCGCACCGGCTGCGCCAACCGTGTCCAGGCGGCCGTACTGGCGCACGACGCCGGACTGCTCGACGGCCGCTGA
- a CDS encoding calcium-binding protein: MVSRPVRRKALTAASALTLAIGTALTASIALPAVAGAATPSATVDASLGGKSVVYTAASGQTNKVTVTATASDGLASITYVIDDVVPISIAPTEGDCTYPDSADRTKVSCTQTTLDSQDPYATLSMNLGDGNDTITYDNATDQTYYLATIDLGPGKDTYTHTGSVDGNQLQGGSGDDTVKLGVAGTVSGGDGNDTLNGAESSIVLGQAGVDTIHLDGDESDADGGAGNDLLYGGAGRQRLNGSDGNDTLRGGTGSDFLYGGPGADILYGNSGDDTLFGNSGNDKLYGGPGTDTLSGGPGTDVEHQD, encoded by the coding sequence ATGGTCTCTCGCCCCGTCCGCCGCAAGGCCTTAACCGCCGCATCGGCCCTGACCCTGGCCATCGGCACGGCGCTGACCGCGTCGATCGCCCTGCCGGCGGTGGCCGGTGCCGCGACGCCGTCGGCAACCGTGGACGCAAGCCTCGGCGGCAAGTCGGTCGTCTACACGGCGGCGTCCGGCCAGACCAACAAGGTGACCGTCACCGCGACGGCATCCGACGGCCTGGCGAGCATCACCTACGTCATCGACGACGTGGTCCCGATATCCATCGCGCCGACGGAGGGGGACTGCACCTACCCCGACAGCGCGGACCGCACCAAGGTCTCCTGCACGCAGACCACCCTCGACAGCCAGGACCCGTACGCCACGCTGTCCATGAACCTCGGCGACGGCAACGACACCATCACCTACGACAACGCCACCGACCAGACCTACTACCTGGCCACGATCGACCTGGGCCCCGGCAAGGACACCTACACCCACACCGGCAGCGTCGACGGCAACCAGCTCCAGGGCGGATCCGGCGACGACACCGTCAAGCTGGGCGTGGCGGGGACGGTGAGCGGCGGGGACGGCAACGACACACTCAACGGCGCCGAATCCTCCATCGTCCTGGGCCAGGCCGGCGTCGACACGATCCACCTCGACGGCGACGAGAGCGACGCGGACGGGGGTGCCGGCAACGACCTCCTCTACGGCGGAGCGGGCCGCCAGCGCCTGAACGGCTCGGACGGCAACGACACCCTTCGCGGCGGCACCGGAAGCGACTTCCTCTACGGCGGCCCCGGCGCCGACATCCTGTACGGCAACAGCGGCGACGACACGCTGTTCGGCAACAGCGGCAACGACAAGCTGTACGGCGGCCCGGGCACGGACACGCTGTCGGGCGGCCCCGGCACGGACGTCGAACACCAGGACTGA
- a CDS encoding SDR family oxidoreductase: protein MTIPADRPLRCLVTGATGYLGGRLVPELLGAGHSVRCLARTPGKLRDHPWAGQVEAVRGDVTDEGSVRAAMEGVDVAYYLVHALGTGRGFEETDRRAARVFGEQARAAGVRRIVYLGGLTPAGVPERALSPHLRSRAEVGRILLASGVPTAVLRAAVIIGSGSASFEMLRYLTERLPAMVTPSWVRTRIQPIAVRDVLRLLVGCARLPYDVNRTFDIGGPDILTYQDMMRRYAAVAGLPRRVIVPVPLLTPRLSSLWVGLITPVPGALARPLVESLKHEVVCAERDIVGHVPDPPDGPVGLDRAIRLALRRVQDADVATRWSSAATPRAPSDPLPTDPDWAGGSLYSDARERTVAASPQALWRVVEAIGGENGWYSSPVAWSLRGWLDALAGGVGLRRGRRDANRLRAGDSLDFWRVEEIEPGRLLRLRAEMRLPGLAWLEMTVDRDPQGRTVYRQRALFHPRGLAGHAYWWGVAPFHAAVFGGMIRNIAAAAESAADEPAPDQVNS from the coding sequence ATGACGATCCCTGCCGACCGGCCGCTGCGCTGCCTGGTCACGGGTGCCACTGGCTATCTGGGCGGCCGGCTGGTGCCGGAGTTGCTGGGCGCCGGACATTCCGTGCGGTGTCTGGCCCGTACGCCCGGCAAGCTGCGGGACCATCCGTGGGCCGGGCAGGTTGAGGCCGTGCGGGGGGACGTGACGGACGAGGGGTCCGTGCGGGCGGCGATGGAGGGGGTCGACGTCGCCTACTACCTGGTGCACGCGCTGGGTACGGGGCGGGGCTTCGAGGAGACCGACCGGCGTGCGGCGAGAGTCTTCGGTGAGCAGGCGCGTGCCGCCGGCGTCCGGCGGATCGTCTACCTCGGCGGGCTGACCCCGGCCGGCGTACCGGAGCGCGCGCTTTCGCCCCATCTGCGCTCCCGCGCCGAAGTGGGCCGCATCCTCCTGGCCTCGGGCGTGCCGACCGCCGTACTGCGGGCGGCCGTGATCATCGGTTCGGGGTCGGCGTCGTTCGAGATGCTGCGGTATCTGACCGAGCGGCTCCCCGCGATGGTGACCCCGAGCTGGGTGCGCACCCGCATCCAGCCGATCGCCGTGCGCGACGTGCTCCGCCTGCTCGTGGGATGCGCGCGGCTGCCGTACGACGTGAACCGCACCTTCGACATCGGCGGACCGGACATCCTCACCTACCAGGACATGATGCGGCGGTACGCCGCCGTCGCCGGGCTGCCCAGGCGTGTCATCGTCCCCGTGCCGCTGCTCACGCCCCGGCTGTCGAGTCTCTGGGTCGGTCTGATCACCCCGGTGCCGGGCGCGCTCGCCCGCCCGCTGGTCGAGTCGCTGAAGCACGAGGTGGTGTGTGCCGAACGGGACATCGTCGGTCACGTGCCGGACCCGCCGGACGGGCCCGTCGGCCTCGACCGCGCGATCAGGCTGGCGCTGCGGCGCGTGCAGGATGCGGACGTGGCGACGCGGTGGTCCTCGGCCGCGACGCCCCGCGCCCCCAGCGATCCGCTGCCGACCGACCCCGACTGGGCGGGCGGCAGCCTGTACTCGGACGCCCGTGAGCGCACCGTCGCGGCGTCGCCGCAGGCGCTGTGGCGGGTGGTCGAGGCGATCGGCGGCGAGAACGGCTGGTACTCCTCGCCGGTGGCCTGGTCCCTGCGCGGGTGGCTGGACGCGCTGGCCGGCGGAGTGGGCCTGCGCCGGGGCCGCCGGGACGCCAACCGGCTGCGGGCCGGCGACAGTCTGGACTTCTGGCGGGTGGAGGAGATCGAGCCGGGCCGGCTGCTGAGGCTGCGGGCGGAGATGCGGCTGCCGGGCCTGGCCTGGCTGGAGATGACCGTCGACCGGGATCCGCAGGGGCGCACGGTGTACCGGCAGCGGGCACTGTTCCATCCGCGCGGACTCGCCGGGCACGCGTACTGGTGGGGCGTGGCACCCTTCCACGCCGCGGTCTTCGGGGGCATGATCCGCAACATCGCCGCCGCGGCCGAGTCGGCCGCCGATGAGCCGGCCCCCGATCAGGTGAATTCCTGA
- a CDS encoding helix-turn-helix domain-containing protein, whose product MPAENAPVAGNLDDDDYPAYTMGRAADVLGTTPAFLRAIGEAELITPLRSGGGHRRYTRRQLRIAARARELVDQGTPVEAACRIISLEDRLADALRLNRDMRRELDERGPDI is encoded by the coding sequence ATGCCCGCCGAGAACGCCCCTGTCGCCGGGAACCTCGACGACGACGACTATCCCGCCTACACCATGGGGCGGGCCGCCGACGTTCTCGGCACCACTCCCGCCTTCCTGAGGGCCATCGGGGAGGCCGAGCTGATCACTCCCCTGCGTTCCGGAGGTGGTCACCGCCGGTACACACGACGCCAGTTGCGCATCGCCGCCCGCGCCCGCGAGCTCGTCGACCAGGGCACGCCCGTCGAGGCGGCCTGCCGGATCATCTCCTTGGAGGACCGGCTGGCGGACGCCCTCCGGCTGAACCGGGACATGCGCCGGGAGCTGGACGAGCGCGGCCCAGATATCTAG
- a CDS encoding cold-shock protein, which produces MASGTVKWFNAEKGFGFIEQDGGGADVFAHYSNIATSGFRELQEGQKVTFDVTQGQKGPQAENIVPA; this is translated from the coding sequence ATGGCATCTGGCACCGTGAAGTGGTTCAACGCGGAAAAGGGCTTCGGCTTCATCGAGCAGGACGGCGGCGGCGCTGACGTGTTCGCCCACTACTCGAACATCGCCACCAGCGGCTTCCGCGAGCTTCAGGAAGGCCAGAAGGTTACCTTCGACGTCACGCAGGGCCAGAAGGGCCCGCAGGCCGAGAACATCGTTCCCGCCTGA
- a CDS encoding SCO5918 family protein, which yields MRCVIARFPFDLTKSEVEQSMSGITPEPVTGVAVTIGRRVYPVMQVGEVITRQNRRDFTTGEMRRALTRLGFVCHDAPPVPPTRDAPADEGALGW from the coding sequence ATGCGTTGCGTCATCGCCCGCTTCCCCTTCGACCTCACCAAGAGCGAGGTCGAACAGTCGATGAGCGGCATCACCCCCGAACCCGTCACCGGCGTGGCCGTGACCATCGGCCGCCGCGTCTACCCCGTGATGCAGGTCGGGGAAGTGATCACCAGGCAGAACCGCCGCGACTTCACCACGGGCGAGATGCGCCGGGCGCTGACCAGGCTCGGCTTCGTCTGCCACGACGCGCCGCCGGTCCCGCCGACCCGGGACGCGCCGGCTGACGAAGGTGCGCTCGGCTGGTGA
- a CDS encoding glycoside hydrolase: MAHRIRKRRLLGVGITALATGTVLAATALPAAHAETTATAAVTVVPDPSYKQEKFEGWGTSLVWFANATGDYPPAIREKLAGLLFGEDGLALNIARYNIGGGNAPDVKDYLRAGGAVQGWWKAPAGTTREDVDWWDADDPADWNNKADKTQRWWIDRIKKDITHWETFSNSPPWFMTESGYVSGNFDAAKDQLKTESVDDFAEYLVGATERLEKAHGIKVDTLDPFNEPNTNYWGTQLGPDGEPVGGRQEGAHIGPELQQKVISALGPTLAKSRTHAEISAMDETNPGTFATNWNSYPQQVRDLVGQMNVHTYGTGQRTTVRDLAKAADKPLWMSEVEGDWGDGQSFTDMRPGLGLAQRMVDDLRELEPRAWVFWQPVEDYDNMKPGGESGKGGNWGEIQLSFSCTSKDTLKSCPIYTNTKFDTARNFTHYIKPGDRLIKTNDTSSTAAVSRKGDAATVVHVNSTTEAREVTLDLSKFGRVSSRATVTPVVTSADGKLERQKAVRVSGERATVTVPAQSVTSFLVKGVSGVAKDAAELKKGHTYRLTGAQSGKDLTIADNGTGLVIKSADAADPSGQQWRVEQISGSDNRKRYAFTEVSEGKRLAVRDGALVAEPDEGRRDSAAQWIMSTTGDGTWTLVNAATGRLADVSGQSTDDGAGVGVWLANSGANQRWKVTEVTGAGSD; the protein is encoded by the coding sequence ATGGCACACCGCATCCGTAAGAGAAGGCTCCTGGGGGTCGGCATCACGGCCCTCGCGACCGGGACCGTGCTGGCCGCCACCGCGCTGCCGGCCGCGCACGCGGAGACGACCGCCACCGCCGCGGTCACCGTCGTGCCCGACCCCTCCTACAAGCAGGAGAAGTTCGAGGGCTGGGGCACCAGCCTGGTCTGGTTCGCCAACGCGACCGGCGACTACCCGCCCGCGATACGCGAGAAGCTGGCGGGGCTCCTCTTCGGCGAGGACGGTCTCGCGCTGAACATCGCCCGCTACAACATCGGCGGCGGCAACGCCCCCGACGTCAAGGACTACCTGCGGGCCGGCGGCGCGGTCCAGGGCTGGTGGAAGGCCCCGGCGGGCACCACCCGCGAGGACGTCGACTGGTGGGACGCCGACGACCCGGCCGACTGGAACAACAAGGCCGACAAGACGCAGCGCTGGTGGATCGACCGCATCAAGAAGGACATCACCCACTGGGAGACGTTCAGCAATTCGCCGCCCTGGTTCATGACCGAGAGCGGCTACGTCTCCGGCAACTTCGACGCGGCCAAGGACCAGCTCAAGACCGAGTCCGTCGACGACTTCGCCGAGTACCTGGTGGGCGCCACCGAGCGGCTGGAGAAGGCGCACGGCATCAAGGTCGACACCCTGGACCCGTTCAACGAGCCGAACACGAACTACTGGGGCACCCAGCTCGGCCCGGACGGTGAGCCCGTCGGCGGCCGTCAGGAAGGCGCCCACATCGGTCCCGAACTCCAGCAGAAGGTGATCAGCGCACTGGGCCCGACCCTGGCCAAGTCCCGCACTCACGCCGAGATCTCCGCGATGGACGAGACCAACCCCGGTACCTTCGCCACGAACTGGAACTCCTACCCCCAGCAAGTGCGCGACCTCGTCGGCCAGATGAACGTCCACACCTACGGCACCGGCCAGCGCACCACGGTCCGCGACCTGGCCAAGGCCGCGGACAAGCCGCTGTGGATGAGTGAGGTCGAGGGCGACTGGGGCGACGGCCAGAGCTTCACGGACATGCGGCCCGGCCTGGGCCTCGCCCAGCGCATGGTCGACGACCTGCGCGAACTGGAGCCCCGCGCCTGGGTGTTCTGGCAGCCCGTCGAGGACTACGACAACATGAAGCCGGGCGGCGAGTCCGGGAAGGGCGGCAACTGGGGCGAGATCCAGCTGTCGTTCAGCTGCACGTCGAAGGACACGCTCAAGTCCTGCCCGATCTACACGAACACCAAGTTCGACACCGCCCGGAACTTCACGCACTACATCAAGCCCGGCGACCGGCTGATCAAGACGAACGACACCTCCAGCACCGCGGCCGTCTCCCGCAAGGGCGACGCGGCCACCGTCGTCCACGTCAACAGCACCACCGAGGCACGCGAGGTCACGCTCGACCTGTCGAAGTTCGGCCGGGTCTCCTCCCGAGCCACCGTCACCCCGGTGGTGACCAGCGCCGACGGCAAGCTGGAGCGGCAGAAGGCGGTCCGGGTCAGCGGCGAGCGGGCCACGGTCACCGTGCCCGCCCAGTCGGTGACGTCGTTCCTCGTCAAGGGCGTGTCCGGCGTCGCGAAGGACGCGGCCGAACTGAAGAAGGGCCACACCTACCGGCTGACCGGCGCTCAGAGCGGCAAGGACCTCACCATCGCCGACAACGGCACCGGACTGGTCATCAAGAGCGCCGACGCCGCCGACCCCAGCGGTCAGCAGTGGCGGGTGGAGCAGATCAGCGGCTCCGACAACCGCAAGCGGTACGCCTTCACGGAGGTGAGCGAGGGCAAGCGATTGGCCGTTCGCGACGGGGCCCTGGTGGCCGAGCCGGACGAGGGGCGCCGGGACAGCGCCGCCCAGTGGATCATGTCGACGACGGGCGACGGCACCTGGACCCTGGTCAACGCCGCCACCGGCCGACTCGCGGACGTCTCCGGGCAGTCCACCGACGACGGCGCCGGGGTCGGCGTGTGGCTGGCGAACTCCGGAGCCAATCAGCGGTGGAAGGTGACCGAGGTGACGGGCGCCGGCTCCGACTAG
- a CDS encoding LacI family DNA-binding transcriptional regulator, with product MADVARLAGVSSQTVSRVSNGFPGVNEETRQQVLAAMRELGYRPNSAARALRRGEFRTLGVITFSLSTMGNIRTLEAIATSAAQHGYAVTLLPVAVPTQDEVNGAFSRLGELAVDAVIVIMEIHLLDAATVSLPPGVQVVVADSDAGDRYTVVDTDQAGGARDAVRHLLDLGHDTVWHLAGPEGSFAAQRRANAWRGALMEAGAAPPPLVRGDWSAESGYRAGLRLAEQPHCTAVFAANDQMALGLLRALHERGRKVPDDVSVIGFDDIPESASFLPPLTTIHQDFAEVGRLCVEGVLSKLRHGGPDHGTTLVPTRLVGRRSTAPPPKGIVRG from the coding sequence ATGGCCGACGTCGCGCGCCTCGCCGGGGTCTCCTCCCAGACAGTCTCCCGTGTCTCCAACGGCTTCCCGGGCGTGAACGAGGAGACCCGGCAGCAGGTCCTGGCCGCGATGCGGGAACTGGGCTACCGGCCCAACAGCGCCGCACGGGCCCTTAGGCGCGGCGAGTTCCGCACCCTCGGCGTGATCACCTTCTCCCTCTCCACCATGGGGAACATCCGCACCCTGGAGGCGATCGCGACCTCCGCCGCCCAGCACGGTTACGCCGTCACGCTGCTGCCGGTCGCCGTCCCCACCCAGGACGAGGTCAACGGCGCCTTCTCCCGCCTCGGCGAACTCGCCGTGGACGCGGTCATCGTCATCATGGAGATCCATCTGCTCGACGCGGCTACGGTCTCCCTTCCGCCCGGCGTCCAGGTCGTGGTCGCCGACTCGGACGCCGGCGACCGCTACACCGTCGTAGACACCGACCAGGCGGGCGGCGCCCGCGACGCCGTACGGCATCTGCTGGACCTCGGCCATGACACGGTCTGGCACCTCGCCGGGCCGGAGGGCTCCTTCGCGGCGCAGCGCCGTGCCAACGCGTGGCGCGGCGCCCTCATGGAGGCGGGCGCGGCCCCACCGCCCCTGGTGCGCGGCGACTGGTCGGCGGAGTCCGGCTACCGGGCCGGTCTGCGGCTCGCCGAACAGCCGCACTGCACGGCGGTGTTCGCGGCCAACGACCAGATGGCGCTGGGCCTGCTGCGTGCCCTGCACGAACGCGGCCGGAAGGTCCCCGACGACGTCAGCGTGATCGGCTTCGACGACATCCCCGAGTCCGCGTCCTTCCTGCCCCCGCTCACCACCATCCACCAGGACTTCGCCGAGGTGGGCCGCCTCTGCGTCGAGGGCGTCCTGAGCAAGCTGCGGCACGGCGGCCCCGACCACGGCACGACGCTCGTCCCGACCCGGCTCGTGGGGCGGCGGAGCACGGCGCCGCCACCGAAGGGAATTGTTCGCGGCTGA
- a CDS encoding IS200/IS605 family accessory protein TnpB-related protein — MGGLREVAVPFVALGPCGVSVRTRLGGLTPEDEKVLCLVGTHLGSLASKDLKARCADGLEHSAETWAARKRDLTGVSSSRWAGSITKATHDQWALARRGQLAHIHSLEAGVRTLRHRLSLPVGEKGTKRSPGGYRSAHEWFHKTRRLHVLEDRLEQVRADREAGRVRVARGGKRLLGTRHHLDKAQLSEAEWRERWEAGRWFLQADGESGKRFGNETIRITPEGDVSIKLPAPFAGLANAGHGRYVLAAQVRFPHRGQEWADRVEANRAVAYRIHYDTGRGRWYVDASWQIPPTKAIPLKAALADGVIGVDTNADHLAAWRLDTHGNPIGRPRRFFYDLSGNAQHRDAQVRHALTRLLNWAKSCRVKAIAVEDLDFQAEKTREKHGRKRRFRQLISGMPTGKLRARLTSMADATGIAVIAVDPAYTSKWGAQHWQKPMAGPARKPTRHDAASIAIGRRAQGHPIRRRTTPPRAHQSDVHGHRTVQADRCAPGREGPRPHVPGPRTRSVPPDAASTRATRTPKTVRDVRSDQVWVQHSPLLTD; from the coding sequence ATGGGCGGGCTGCGTGAGGTGGCGGTGCCGTTCGTCGCTCTCGGCCCTTGTGGTGTATCGGTCCGTACCCGGCTGGGGGGTCTCACGCCCGAGGATGAGAAGGTTCTTTGCCTGGTGGGTACGCACCTGGGCTCGCTGGCCTCGAAGGACCTCAAAGCGCGTTGCGCTGACGGCCTGGAGCACTCCGCCGAGACGTGGGCGGCCCGCAAGCGGGACCTGACGGGCGTCTCGTCGTCCAGGTGGGCGGGCAGCATCACCAAGGCCACGCACGATCAGTGGGCACTCGCCCGGCGTGGGCAGTTGGCGCACATCCATTCCCTCGAAGCGGGCGTCAGGACGCTTCGGCACCGGCTTTCCCTGCCGGTCGGCGAGAAAGGAACCAAGCGTTCCCCGGGCGGCTACCGGTCGGCGCACGAATGGTTCCACAAGACACGCCGCCTGCATGTACTCGAAGACCGGCTGGAGCAGGTTCGCGCAGACCGCGAGGCCGGACGCGTCCGTGTAGCACGCGGCGGCAAACGCCTGCTGGGCACCCGCCACCACCTCGACAAGGCGCAGCTCAGCGAGGCCGAGTGGCGTGAGCGGTGGGAGGCCGGGCGCTGGTTCCTCCAGGCGGACGGGGAGTCGGGGAAAAGGTTCGGCAACGAGACGATCCGCATCACGCCCGAGGGCGACGTGTCGATCAAGCTCCCGGCCCCGTTTGCCGGCCTGGCGAACGCCGGGCATGGCCGGTACGTACTCGCCGCGCAGGTGCGGTTCCCTCACCGGGGGCAGGAGTGGGCCGACCGTGTGGAGGCCAACCGGGCCGTGGCCTACCGCATCCACTACGACACGGGGCGCGGGCGCTGGTACGTGGACGCCTCCTGGCAGATCCCACCCACCAAGGCCATCCCACTCAAAGCCGCCCTCGCCGATGGCGTGATCGGCGTGGACACCAATGCCGACCACCTCGCCGCATGGCGCCTGGACACTCACGGCAACCCGATCGGCCGTCCGCGCCGGTTCTTCTATGACCTGTCCGGCAACGCCCAGCACCGCGATGCCCAGGTACGGCACGCTCTCACGCGGCTGCTGAACTGGGCCAAGAGCTGCCGCGTCAAGGCCATCGCGGTCGAAGACCTCGACTTCCAGGCCGAGAAAACCAGAGAGAAGCACGGGCGCAAGCGCCGATTCCGGCAGTTGATCTCCGGCATGCCGACCGGCAAGCTCCGCGCCCGGCTGACCTCCATGGCCGACGCCACAGGTATCGCGGTCATCGCCGTGGACCCGGCCTACACCAGTAAGTGGGGCGCCCAGCACTGGCAAAAGCCGATGGCCGGCCCCGCCCGTAAGCCCACCCGGCACGATGCGGCGAGCATCGCGATCGGACGACGCGCCCAAGGGCACCCGATCCGGCGACGGACGACACCGCCCCGTGCACACCAGAGCGATGTGCACGGGCATCGGACCGTCCAGGCCGACCGGTGTGCCCCTGGGCGTGAGGGACCCCGCCCCCACGTTCCCGGACCACGGACACGATCCGTGCCGCCGGACGCGGCGAGTACGCGGGCGACCAGGACACCCAAAACCGTTCGGGATGTCCGCAGTGACCAGGTATGGGTACAACACTCACCCCTGCTCACTGATTAG